One region of Polaribacter pectinis genomic DNA includes:
- a CDS encoding mechanosensitive ion channel family protein → MKKIIIIFLFISVNLMAIHKNNTAFSSIQTSTIQQVDTLKVDSLKVNNIVKAAAKKEVKAEVNNTKDKIVKNLTPPPIWEFFSAGKIIWAIIFIIIGYLLIKFTVKLLERYAEKFTNQRITIKGIIPVVKIFGWIFIIVLIIVGIFQPPAATLIAVSASLGIAVGFASQDIIKNIFGGIIILLDRPFTVGDKIEVGSHYGEVVEIGLRSIRIVTADDSLVSIPNGELMNQSVSNSNTGEANCQVVAEIYLPITVDTKRVRQLANESAQISKYIYLNKPIYVLFFNEVKEGRSYLKMRLKAYVVDIRYEFAFKSDMTEIVIKQLLEQNIIDPKDLR, encoded by the coding sequence ATGAAAAAAATAATTATCATATTCCTTTTTATTTCTGTCAATTTAATGGCAATACATAAAAATAATACTGCTTTTTCTTCAATTCAAACTTCAACTATACAGCAAGTAGATACTTTAAAAGTAGATTCTCTGAAGGTTAATAATATTGTAAAAGCAGCAGCTAAAAAAGAAGTAAAAGCAGAAGTAAATAATACTAAAGATAAAATAGTAAAAAACTTAACTCCACCACCAATTTGGGAATTCTTTTCCGCAGGAAAAATTATTTGGGCAATTATATTTATTATTATTGGCTATTTATTAATAAAATTTACTGTTAAGTTATTAGAACGTTATGCAGAAAAGTTTACAAACCAACGTATTACTATAAAAGGAATTATTCCTGTAGTTAAGATTTTTGGTTGGATTTTTATCATCGTTTTAATTATTGTTGGAATTTTTCAACCTCCAGCAGCAACGTTAATTGCAGTTTCTGCTTCTTTAGGTATTGCAGTGGGTTTTGCATCACAAGATATTATTAAGAATATTTTTGGCGGAATTATTATTTTATTAGACAGACCTTTTACGGTTGGTGACAAAATTGAAGTTGGTAGTCATTATGGCGAAGTTGTAGAAATTGGTTTGCGTTCTATTAGAATTGTAACTGCAGATGATTCTTTGGTAAGTATTCCAAATGGAGAATTAATGAACCAATCTGTGTCGAATTCTAATACAGGTGAAGCCAATTGCCAAGTTGTAGCAGAAATTTATTTACCAATTACAGTAGATACAAAACGAGTTAGACAATTAGCAAATGAGTCTGCACAAATATCTAAATACATCTATTTAAATAAGCCTATTTACGTTTTATTTTTTAATGAGGTAAAAGAAGGTCGCTCGTATTTAAAAATGCGTTTAAAAGCCTATGTTGTAGATATTCGTTACGAATTTGCTTTTAAAAGTGATATGACAGAAATTGTAATAAAACAACTTTTAGAACAGAATATTATTGACCCTAAAGATTTAAGATAA
- a CDS encoding mechanosensitive ion channel family protein — translation MEFFNHYKFIGTILVIVVSITSRWIITNSLRKIQLKFGFQKARILVTNKIITVLIYVTVIVVVAFIWGVDEKQLLVYVSSFLTILGIAFFAQWSILSNITAGIILFVNYPVKIGDSITVLEKDNNITGEIRDIGAFFITLKTPEKELITLPNSIILQKNIKYSPQPENN, via the coding sequence ATGGAATTTTTTAATCACTATAAATTTATTGGAACCATTCTTGTAATTGTAGTATCTATTACATCACGTTGGATAATAACTAACTCTTTAAGAAAAATTCAACTAAAGTTTGGTTTTCAAAAAGCAAGAATATTAGTTACCAATAAAATAATTACAGTTCTCATTTATGTAACTGTGATTGTGGTTGTGGCTTTTATTTGGGGAGTAGATGAAAAACAATTACTAGTTTATGTTTCTTCTTTCTTAACCATTTTAGGAATTGCATTTTTTGCACAATGGTCTATACTTTCTAACATTACAGCTGGTATTATTTTATTTGTAAATTACCCTGTAAAAATTGGAGATTCTATTACCGTTTTAGAAAAAGACAATAATATAACAGGAGAAATTAGAGATATTGGTGCTTTTTTTATCACTTTAAAAACACCAGAGAAAGAACTAATTACATTACCGAATTCCATAATTCTTCAAAAAAACATAAAATATTCTCCACAACCAGAGAACAATTAA
- a CDS encoding acyl-CoA thioesterase — MEAKTPKDSLTILTDLVLPGDTNYLDNLFGGELLARMDRACSIAARRHSRRIVVTASVNHVAFNKSVPVGSVVTVEAKVSRAFRSSMEIYVDVWIEDRQSGQKTKVNEGIYTFVAVDETGKPVQIPQIVAETALEKERFEGALRRKQLSLVLAGKLKPNEATELKALFN, encoded by the coding sequence ATGGAAGCAAAAACACCCAAAGATTCTTTAACCATTTTAACCGATTTAGTTTTACCTGGAGATACTAATTATTTAGACAATCTTTTTGGTGGAGAATTATTAGCCAGAATGGACAGAGCTTGTAGTATTGCTGCAAGAAGACATTCTAGAAGAATTGTGGTTACAGCATCTGTAAACCATGTTGCATTTAATAAATCTGTACCTGTAGGAAGTGTTGTTACAGTTGAAGCTAAAGTATCTAGAGCATTTAGATCTTCTATGGAAATTTATGTTGATGTTTGGATTGAAGACAGACAATCTGGGCAAAAAACTAAAGTTAACGAAGGTATTTATACTTTTGTTGCTGTAGATGAAACAGGAAAACCTGTACAGATTCCACAAATAGTTGCAGAAACAGCATTAGAAAAAGAACGTTTTGAAGGAGCATTAAGACGTAAGCAATTAAGTTTGGTTTTAGCAGGTAAATTAAAACCTAATGAAGCTACAGAGTTGAAAGCGTTATTTAATTAA
- a CDS encoding SPOR domain-containing protein — translation MILANYINDLLYRYDCVIVPDFGGFVTNKIGAKINSDTNTFYPPTKQITFNSLLKHNDGLLANYIASSENISFDKASTAISLSVIKWQNELQSKSVEINNLGFLSLNEENQIVFEPNTAVNYLTTSFGLSSVESSSIKRYKEQVKPLIPAAKTTEKKGVPAFIKYAATAAILLTLGFAGYNGYQQNEQKEVLANQQKDLEKKIQSATFVISNPLPTIELNVVKETAKPYHIVAGAFQFPENAQKKVNQLKSKGFDAKVIGVNKWGLTQVTFNSYSDRNDAINNLYKIQDSVSKDAWLLVKKVD, via the coding sequence ATGATTTTAGCCAACTACATAAACGATTTATTATACAGATACGATTGCGTAATTGTACCAGATTTTGGAGGATTTGTAACCAATAAAATTGGTGCAAAAATAAATAGTGATACAAACACTTTTTATCCGCCAACAAAACAAATTACGTTTAATAGTTTGTTAAAACATAATGATGGTTTGTTAGCTAATTATATTGCTTCTTCTGAAAATATCTCTTTCGATAAAGCTTCTACAGCCATTTCTCTGTCTGTTATTAAATGGCAAAATGAGTTACAATCTAAATCTGTAGAAATAAATAATCTTGGTTTTTTATCTTTAAATGAAGAGAACCAAATTGTTTTTGAACCTAATACTGCTGTAAATTATCTAACAACATCTTTTGGTTTATCTTCTGTAGAATCTTCATCAATAAAAAGATACAAAGAACAAGTGAAACCTTTAATTCCTGCTGCTAAAACAACAGAGAAAAAAGGTGTTCCTGCTTTTATAAAATATGCAGCAACTGCGGCAATTTTATTAACATTAGGTTTTGCTGGTTACAATGGTTATCAACAAAACGAGCAAAAAGAAGTTTTAGCAAATCAGCAAAAAGATTTGGAAAAAAAGATACAATCTGCAACGTTTGTAATCTCTAATCCGCTGCCAACAATTGAGTTGAATGTGGTAAAAGAAACTGCAAAACCATATCATATTGTTGCTGGTGCTTTTCAATTTCCAGAGAATGCACAAAAGAAAGTAAATCAGTTAAAATCCAAAGGTTTTGATGCTAAAGTAATTGGCGTTAACAAATGGGGTTTAACACAAGTTACTTTTAATAGTTATTCCGATAGAAATGATGCTATTAACAACCTTTACAAGATTCAAGATTCTGTTTCTAAAGATGCTTGGTTATTAGTTAAAAAAGTAGATTAA
- the dprA gene encoding DNA-processing protein DprA — MEEEKLLAILRLQKSKAVGDILAKKLIVNVGDVSEIFNEKATTLSKINGIGNHVLKHLFDTKNVKSAEQELKYIQDNKIDYSYFLDDDYPTNLQHCIDSPILLFKDGNIDFSNDKIISIVGTRNMSSYGRDFCNKLIDDLAEHNPIIVSGFAYGVDICAHKAAIKNKLQTIAVLAHGLEEIYPKVHKKYINQVNENGGFLTEFWHEETPLRENFLKRNRIVAGISKATIIIESAEKGGSLVTADIANSYDKDVFAVPGRTTDIYSKGCNNLIKNNRAQLLTSAKDIVKMLNWDIQEKPKVIQKQLFVELNENEQKIYDLLHQKGQQLLDVIALECNIPIYQLSSILLQMEMKGVLKPLPGKLFELI; from the coding sequence GTGGAAGAAGAAAAATTATTGGCTATTTTGCGTTTGCAAAAATCGAAAGCAGTTGGCGATATTTTAGCGAAGAAACTCATTGTAAATGTGGGAGATGTCTCTGAAATTTTCAATGAAAAAGCCACAACTTTATCAAAAATAAACGGAATAGGAAATCACGTTTTAAAACATCTTTTTGATACAAAAAACGTCAAATCTGCAGAGCAAGAACTAAAATATATTCAAGATAATAAGATTGATTATTCTTATTTTCTGGATGATGATTATCCAACCAATTTGCAACATTGTATCGATAGTCCAATTTTATTATTTAAAGATGGAAATATCGATTTTTCGAATGATAAAATCATATCAATCGTTGGTACAAGAAATATGAGTTCTTATGGACGAGATTTTTGCAACAAATTAATTGACGATTTAGCAGAACACAATCCAATTATTGTAAGTGGTTTTGCTTACGGAGTTGATATTTGTGCTCACAAAGCAGCTATTAAAAATAAGTTGCAAACGATTGCAGTTTTAGCTCATGGTTTAGAAGAAATTTATCCTAAAGTTCATAAAAAATACATCAACCAAGTAAATGAAAATGGTGGATTTCTAACCGAATTTTGGCACGAAGAAACACCATTAAGAGAAAATTTCTTAAAACGAAATAGAATTGTTGCAGGGATTTCCAAAGCAACAATAATCATAGAATCTGCAGAAAAAGGAGGTTCTTTAGTAACTGCAGACATTGCAAATTCTTACGATAAAGATGTTTTTGCAGTTCCAGGAAGAACAACAGATATTTACAGTAAAGGTTGTAATAATCTCATAAAAAATAACAGAGCACAATTATTAACATCAGCAAAAGACATTGTAAAAATGCTGAATTGGGATATTCAAGAAAAACCCAAAGTAATTCAGAAACAATTATTTGTGGAGTTGAATGAAAACGAGCAAAAAATTTACGATTTGTTACACCAAAAAGGACAACAATTATTAGATGTAATTGCTTTGGAATGTAATATTCCTATTTATCAATTATCATCTATTTTATTACAGATGGAAATGAAAGGGGTTTTAAAACCTTTACCTGGAAAATTATTTGAACTGATTTAA
- a CDS encoding DMT family transporter yields the protein MQNSHIKNISLLLLATVFISTSGVLGKYINMSPEVIIWFRSIFASVFLFIYCKFKKVDLQIKQQKNFTPFLISAFLMAAHWITYFYALKLSNVAIGMLSIYTFPVIIAFLEPLFIKTKFNPIHIFLGLLVLTGLYILTPELNLENSDLKGILLGVISAFCYAIRILILKQHIGNYNGSMLMFYQTLIVSVLLLPVLFFGDLSNFQSQLPYIILLALITTAIGHTMLVHSLKHFSASTASIISSIQPISGIIIAYFILSEIPNQATYIGGSLILLTVIIESFRSKK from the coding sequence ATGCAAAACTCACATATAAAAAATATATCTCTTTTACTTTTAGCAACTGTTTTTATAAGCACTTCTGGAGTTTTAGGGAAATATATAAACATGTCTCCAGAAGTAATTATCTGGTTTCGTTCTATTTTTGCAAGTGTCTTTCTATTTATTTACTGTAAGTTTAAAAAGGTTGATTTACAGATAAAACAGCAAAAAAATTTTACTCCTTTTTTAATAAGTGCTTTTTTAATGGCAGCACATTGGATTACTTATTTCTATGCATTAAAGCTATCTAATGTTGCTATTGGAATGCTTTCTATATATACTTTTCCAGTGATTATTGCTTTTTTAGAACCGCTATTTATAAAAACGAAATTTAATCCAATTCATATTTTTTTAGGATTATTGGTTTTAACTGGCTTGTATATTTTAACACCAGAATTAAATTTAGAAAACTCCGATTTAAAAGGAATACTTTTAGGTGTTATCTCTGCCTTTTGTTACGCGATTAGAATCTTAATTTTAAAACAACATATTGGAAATTATAACGGAAGTATGTTAATGTTTTATCAGACTTTAATTGTTAGTGTTTTATTGCTTCCTGTATTATTTTTTGGCGATTTGTCTAATTTTCAAAGTCAGTTACCATATATAATTTTATTAGCGCTAATTACAACAGCAATTGGCCATACAATGTTGGTGCATTCTCTAAAACATTTTTCGGCTTCTACAGCAAGTATTATTAGTAGTATTCAGCCAATATCTGGAATTATAATTGCTTATTTTATTTTGAGTGAAATACCTAATCAAGCAACTTATATTGGTGGAAGTTTAATTTTATTAACTGTTATTATTGAGAGTTTTAGAAGTAAGAAATAG
- the mfd gene encoding transcription-repair coupling factor, with protein sequence MSKQNIVNQYQKSANVSQIVTALQQENNHFQISNLVGSSLSFVISETFKKADKPYLLIFNDKEEAAYYLNDLEQLLGDKNVLFYPGSYRRPYQIEETDNANVLLRSEVLNRINSRKKPAIIVTYPTALFEKVVTKKELEKNTLKVTVGENLSLDFVNEVLFEYKFKRVDFVTEPGDFSVRGGIIDVFSFSNEEPYRIEFFGDEIDSIRSFDVETQLSKEKMKKVSIMPNVENKTLQESRESFLKYIADKTVVFSKNLDLLAGNLDKFYQKAEEAFNELSKEIKHAKPAELFCDGTFIKNQIEEFSLVNFGNQNKEDAEISFNTIPQPSFNKQFNLLIANLEEYHKAGFTNYIFCANDQQAKRFHDIFDDADEDVHYETVVFPLYQGFVDVDNKLVCYTDHQIFERYHKFRLKNGYAKKQAITLQDLNKLEIGDYVTHMDHGIGKFGGLQKIDVQGKKQEAIKLVYGERDILYVSIHSLHKISKFNGKDGKAPKIYKLGSGAWKKIKQKTKARVKHIAFNLIQLYAKRKLQRGFSFGPDTHIQHELEGSFMYEDTPDQFTATQDVKNDMEKEQPMDRLVCGDVGFGKTEVAVRAAFKAVDNGKQVAILVPTTILAFQHFKTFSERLKDFPIKIDYLNRFRTAKQKTAAIDGVNDGSVDIIIGTHQLTNQRIKFKDLGLLIIDEEQKFGVAVKDKLKTLKENVDTLTLTATPIPRTLQFSLMAARDLSVIKTPPPNRHPIESNVIRFSEEVIRDAISYEISRGGQVFFIHNRIENIKEVAGLLQRLVPSAKIGIGHGQMKGKKLEGLMLGFMDNEFDVLVSTTIIESGLDVPNANTIFINNANNFGLSDLHQMRGRVGRSNKKAFCYFITPPYHMMTDDARKRIEALVLFSDLGSGINIAMKDLEIRGAGDLLGGEQSGFINDIGFDTYQKILQEAIEELKENEFADLYPTDNSKPKEYVKEVQIDTDFEILFPDDYVNSITERLALYNKLGTLEKEEELQTFEKEITDRFGEFPTQVEDLLDSVRIKWLAKELGLEKIILKQKRMLGYFVSNQQSDFYQTEAFSRMLKYVQQNPKSCVMKEKETKNGLRLLITFIRIDSVKTGLNILQKI encoded by the coding sequence TTGAGCAAGCAAAACATTGTAAATCAATACCAAAAATCTGCGAATGTTTCGCAGATTGTTACAGCCCTTCAACAAGAAAACAACCATTTTCAAATATCGAATTTGGTAGGTTCTTCGTTGTCTTTTGTTATTTCAGAAACTTTTAAAAAAGCAGACAAACCCTATCTCTTAATCTTTAATGACAAAGAAGAAGCTGCTTATTATCTAAATGATTTAGAGCAACTTTTAGGTGATAAAAATGTGCTTTTTTATCCAGGATCTTATAGAAGACCTTATCAAATTGAAGAAACAGATAATGCCAATGTTCTATTACGATCCGAAGTTTTAAACAGAATAAATTCTCGTAAAAAACCTGCAATAATTGTAACCTATCCAACAGCACTTTTCGAAAAAGTAGTTACTAAAAAAGAGTTAGAAAAAAATACATTAAAAGTAACTGTTGGCGAAAATTTATCACTCGATTTTGTGAATGAAGTCTTGTTTGAATACAAATTTAAACGTGTTGATTTTGTTACAGAACCTGGAGATTTTTCTGTTCGTGGAGGAATTATAGATGTCTTTTCTTTTTCGAACGAGGAGCCTTACAGAATTGAGTTTTTTGGTGATGAAATTGATAGTATCAGATCTTTTGATGTAGAAACGCAACTTTCTAAAGAAAAGATGAAGAAGGTTTCTATCATGCCAAATGTAGAAAATAAAACTTTACAAGAAAGTAGAGAAAGTTTCTTAAAATATATTGCTGATAAAACGGTTGTTTTTTCAAAAAACCTTGATTTATTGGCAGGAAATTTAGATAAATTTTATCAAAAAGCAGAAGAAGCTTTTAACGAATTATCTAAAGAAATAAAACACGCGAAACCTGCTGAATTATTTTGCGATGGAACTTTTATAAAAAATCAGATTGAAGAATTTTCTTTAGTGAATTTTGGAAATCAAAATAAAGAAGATGCAGAAATTAGTTTTAATACCATTCCTCAACCATCTTTTAACAAACAATTTAATTTATTAATTGCAAATTTAGAAGAATATCACAAAGCTGGTTTTACCAATTATATTTTCTGTGCAAACGACCAACAGGCAAAACGTTTTCATGATATTTTTGATGATGCAGATGAAGATGTCCATTACGAAACTGTCGTTTTCCCATTATACCAGGGTTTTGTAGATGTAGACAATAAATTAGTTTGTTATACAGATCATCAAATTTTTGAACGTTATCATAAATTCAGATTGAAAAATGGCTACGCAAAAAAGCAAGCAATTACACTTCAAGATCTAAATAAACTTGAAATTGGAGATTATGTAACACACATGGATCATGGAATTGGAAAATTTGGTGGGTTGCAAAAAATTGATGTTCAAGGTAAAAAGCAAGAAGCCATTAAGTTGGTTTATGGCGAACGTGATATTCTATATGTAAGCATTCACTCTCTTCACAAGATTTCTAAATTCAATGGGAAAGATGGAAAAGCCCCAAAAATATATAAATTAGGTTCTGGCGCTTGGAAAAAAATAAAACAAAAAACAAAAGCAAGAGTTAAACATATTGCGTTTAATTTAATTCAATTATACGCAAAAAGAAAATTACAAAGAGGGTTTTCTTTTGGACCAGATACACATATTCAGCATGAATTAGAAGGTAGTTTTATGTATGAAGATACTCCAGACCAATTTACTGCAACACAAGATGTAAAAAATGATATGGAAAAAGAGCAACCAATGGATAGATTGGTTTGTGGTGATGTAGGTTTTGGAAAAACAGAAGTTGCTGTAAGAGCTGCCTTTAAAGCTGTTGATAATGGAAAACAAGTCGCAATTTTAGTGCCTACAACTATTTTGGCTTTTCAACATTTTAAGACTTTTTCTGAAAGATTAAAAGATTTTCCAATTAAAATAGATTATTTAAACAGGTTTAGAACTGCAAAACAAAAAACTGCTGCAATAGATGGTGTAAATGATGGTTCTGTAGATATTATTATTGGTACGCATCAACTAACAAATCAACGAATAAAGTTTAAAGATCTAGGACTTTTAATTATTGATGAAGAGCAAAAATTTGGTGTTGCTGTAAAAGATAAACTGAAAACTTTAAAAGAAAATGTAGATACGTTAACCCTTACTGCTACTCCAATTCCAAGAACTTTGCAATTTAGTTTAATGGCTGCAAGAGATTTATCTGTAATAAAAACACCACCACCAAATAGACATCCAATTGAGAGTAATGTAATTCGTTTTTCGGAAGAAGTAATTCGAGATGCAATTTCGTATGAAATATCAAGAGGAGGCCAAGTTTTCTTTATCCATAATAGAATAGAAAATATAAAAGAAGTTGCTGGCTTGTTACAAAGATTGGTTCCTTCTGCAAAAATAGGCATTGGTCATGGACAAATGAAAGGCAAAAAACTAGAAGGTTTAATGCTCGGTTTTATGGACAATGAATTTGATGTTTTGGTTTCTACAACAATTATTGAAAGTGGATTAGATGTGCCAAATGCAAACACCATTTTCATTAATAATGCGAATAATTTTGGTTTGTCTGATTTACATCAAATGCGTGGTAGAGTTGGTCGTTCTAATAAAAAAGCCTTTTGTTATTTTATTACTCCACCTTATCATATGATGACAGATGATGCCAGAAAAAGAATTGAGGCTTTGGTTTTATTTTCTGATTTAGGAAGTGGAATTAACATTGCCATGAAAGATTTAGAAATTCGTGGTGCTGGAGATTTATTAGGTGGTGAACAAAGTGGTTTTATTAATGATATTGGTTTTGATACGTATCAGAAAATATTACAAGAAGCCATTGAAGAATTGAAAGAAAATGAGTTTGCAGATTTATATCCAACAGATAATTCCAAACCAAAAGAATATGTAAAAGAAGTACAAATAGATACCGATTTCGAAATACTTTTTCCAGATGATTATGTGAATTCAATTACAGAAAGATTGGCTTTATACAACAAATTAGGAACCTTAGAAAAAGAGGAAGAATTACAAACTTTTGAGAAAGAAATTACAGACAGGTTTGGCGAATTCCCAACGCAAGTTGAAGATTTGTTGGACTCTGTAAGAATAAAATGGTTGGCAAAAGAATTGGGTTTAGAGAAAATTATTCTGAAACAAAAAAGAATGCTTGGCTATTTTGTTTCGAATCAACAAAGTGATTTTTACCAAACTGAAGCTTTTTCTCGCATGTTAAAATATGTGCAGCAAAACCCAAAAAGTTGTGTTATGAAAGAGAAAGAAACTAAAAACGGTTTGCGATTATTAATCACTTTTATTCGAATAGATTCAGTGAAAACTGGATTGAATATTTTACAAAAAATATAA
- a CDS encoding thioredoxin family protein — translation MMKQIFLLLIFFGSLAVFSQKKEAKLNVYTFSEVEKIHQQKPKPVVIFITTDWCKICFGMKQTTIKNEEIIQLLNEQFYFIKLNGEEKKDIIFLGKKFVYKPTGTNTGVHELANELASSNGKIAYPTTVILNSSFEINAQLIGYYKSKKMIKILSKL, via the coding sequence ATGATGAAACAAATATTTCTTCTTCTTATTTTCTTCGGAAGTTTGGCTGTTTTTTCGCAAAAAAAGGAAGCCAAATTAAATGTCTATACATTTTCTGAAGTTGAGAAAATTCATCAGCAAAAACCAAAACCTGTTGTTATTTTTATTACTACAGATTGGTGTAAAATTTGTTTCGGAATGAAACAAACAACGATTAAAAATGAAGAAATTATCCAACTTTTAAATGAACAATTCTATTTCATAAAATTAAATGGAGAAGAAAAAAAAGACATTATTTTTTTAGGAAAGAAATTTGTTTATAAACCTACTGGAACAAATACTGGTGTGCATGAATTAGCAAATGAACTAGCTTCTTCAAATGGAAAAATTGCATATCCTACAACAGTAATTCTAAATTCAAGTTTTGAAATAAATGCTCAACTAATTGGTTATTATAAGAGCAAAAAAATGATAAAAATATTATCTAAACTATAG